Proteins from one Procambarus clarkii isolate CNS0578487 chromosome 8, FALCON_Pclarkii_2.0, whole genome shotgun sequence genomic window:
- the LOC138360176 gene encoding uncharacterized protein: MSKGWISIGSQPEVEVGILRDTGAIQSLIVRSLIGNDRRSIAASATTSSIAASATTSSIAASATTSSIAASATTSSIAASATTSSIAASATTSSIAASATTSSIAASATTSSIAASATTSSIAASATTSSIAASATTSSIAASATTSSIAASATTSSIAASATTSSIAASATTSSIAASATTSSIAASATTSSIAASATTSSIAASATTSSIAASATTSSIAASATTSSIAASATTSSIAASATTSSIAASATTSSIAASATTSSIAASATTSSIAASATTSSIAASATTSSIAASATTSSIAASATTSSIAASATTSSIAASATTSNKTLQ; this comes from the exons atgagcaaaggttggatcagtataggaagccaacctgaggtagaagttggtatcttaagagatactggAGCTATTCAGAGCTTGATtgtgagaagcctgattgggaatgatcgacg TAGTATAGCAGCCTCTGCAACAACCAGTAGTATAGCAGCCTCAGCAACAACCAGTAGTATAGCAGCCTCTGCAACAACCAGTAGTATAGCAGCCTCAGCAACAACCAGTAGTATAGCAGCCTCTGCAACAACCAGTAGTATAGCAGCCTCTGCAACAACCAGTAGTATAGCAGCCTCAGCAACAACCAGTAGTATAGCAGCCTCTGCAACAACCAGTAGTATAGCAGCCTCAGCAACAACCAGTAGTATAGCAGCCTCAGCAACAACCAGTAGTATAGCAGCCTCTGCAACAACCAGTAGTATAGCAGCCTCTGCAACAACCAGTAGTATAGCAGCCTCAGCAACAACCAGTAGTATAGCAGCCTCTGCAACAACCAGTAGTATAGCAGCCTCTGCAACAACCAGTAGTATAGCAGCCTCAGCAACAACCAGTAGTATAGCAGCCTCTGCAACAACCAGTAGTATAGCAGCCTCTGCAACAACCAGTAGTATAGCAGCCTCAGCAACAACCAGTAGTATAGCAGCCTCTGCAACAACCAGTAGTATAGCAGCCTCAGCAACAACCAGTAGTATAGCAGCCTCTGCAACAACCAGTAGTATAGCAGCCTCAGCAACAACCAGTAGTATAGCAGCCTCTGCAACAACCAGTAGTATAGCAGCCTCAGCAACAACCAGTAGTATAGCAGCCTCTGCAACAACCAGTAGTATAGCAGCCTCAGCAACAACCAGTAGTATAGCAGCCTCTGCAACAACCAGTAGTATAGCAGCCTCTGCAACAACCAGTAGTATAGCAGCCTCAGCAACAACTAGTAGTATAGCAGCCTCTGCAACAACCAGTAGTATAGCAGCCTCTGCAACAACCTCAAATAAAACTCTGCAATAA